The nucleotide sequence gaataatcatttcaatGAATTGATTCATATTAAACTCAACTCAATTATCTTTTCAAATAGACTTAGATACTACGAAACATGATTCGGCTAAATTTATATATCGTCTTACTAGTCATCGAATTTATCGTCTTACTAGTCATCTCCCAGATTAATCTATTTAAAGAATTAAATATctgaattctaaaaaaaatttgataaaattttaagccATATACTTAGTTTTTAAATACCTTATAAAAGTGCAtgtaaacaaaacaaaaaaaaacagatGAATCTCTTGTATTTACCAATTGTAGCGGTAAAAGGTGATACCACGCACCCCTACTCCGTGAGGTTTTTTAAGTGACCCGCAATGTATTCACgaatggtggcaacacctcaatGTATTCACCAATCTATCATATTAAAGTGGATAAATGAATACTTAAAAACATATTAAACAACTGATAGATTCGTTCCAATTTTTACAAAACTAGCTAATCTTCCTACTTTAGCACAAAATCACTTATTTCAACCGATTTGTACGTGGCCAACAGCACATCCAACCATCTTACATAACCAAACTAAATCAGAGTTTTTTACAATCAGACCGAGATCAGTGCTACTTTCGAGAAATAAAACCGTGATTTCCAAGTCATATTATTTATCGAATGTCCATGGGATGGTAGTGACGGTCAAAAACCAAACCGAAATCATAACTCCAAAATTTAACTAGCCTAATaaatttgatgaataacaaaataaaaatgatcCCACATATGAACCGACGATAAGCCAAATTATATGGAATAAAAGCATTGAGTTGGAAGGGGCGAGTCCAAAAATACAAGCAACTCATCAAATTTAGCAATTTAGTTACAGTATTATGAAATGACGAAATCCCATTAGAACATAAAGAATAACCTTCGGAACGTTGGTATAACCTTCCCCACGAATGCCTGAGAGTTTAAGGTCTAGCTTGCAAGCATTATCCTTGATCAATTGATAAACTAGTATTACCGTCTCTTCTTTGAAGCAAAACACAGGCAGCATGAATAAATTATATCTGATCGTTCCGTGGAGGATTGTCTCGGTAAGAAATCCAAAGTCGTGCTCTAAAATACGACAGTGTCCAACATGGTCCCTAGAGTCTGGATTATGTTGGACGACATCAAGTTTGACACATGCTCTTCCAGATGTTTCTTGGCGTCCTGCCTTCCAACGTTTGCGATGGCCAATTTTTCAGGTGGAAGCTCGTCCTCCTCCTGAACTGCTTTGTTATATTTGATAGCCAGATCCAACATTTCCTGATGAGGCAGCAATGAGACTCCATCATCAATGGTCataaagagagagaaatataGAAATTTGATATTCCAGCATGTTCTATAGaagatataatataattaattagatgAAGCATGAGAACATATTGCATACCTGGACTGTGTGCTCATTGGTTTTGGAATGAGTGTCAAATGGCCGAAGTATCAAACCATCAGTCCATTTCTTTTTATGCAGGTTGAGCAACATTTTCTCCTCAAGCTCATTCTTCCTATAATTTATTGCAATTGAATAATAATGCCGGTTTAATCCATGGATAAGTGCCTGATAAACAACACCTAGATGTAAACCAAGTGTAGAAAGATAACTCATTCAGCCGACTGAAAACAATATTCAACATGCAGTTAACCTGAATGGATGGCTTATTGAGATGTCCAACATTGGACGTTGTTTGGCGAGGTTCCTGGCCAAGCATCATTGTCTGAGGATTGATCAAGCGAAAAGCATCAATAACCACCTTCCCCTTTACACTCTGGATTGGGTCTACTACAACAGCTATCGCCCTTGGATTGAGGGCTTCAAAACTCTGCAGGAAGCCCAAGGAAGGCATCAGATTGTCTTGCATCCATTTTAGTTACACCTCTAAAACTTTAAACAAACTCACATGTATTCAGGCAGTTCAAGACCAAAGACATCAACATTAGGATTTGTCAAACAAGGGATGTATGTTTATCAATCAACTTATATTGTTTGGATGGGAAAAGATATACTATGTCAAATCAAGAAATCAGCATTTCTTATTAATCTAACAGAGACATGAGAGATTAGGATGAATACATACCTGCTGTGTGTTTATGTCAACACCAGAAAGCCAGCAACCAAAACCTGGGTGAGAATGGTACCATCCGACAACCATTTCAGGTCTGCAACATTAGAATCATAATGAAACAATTCCATATCTAGAATCTAGAAACCAAAATCTCAAAAAATTCAATAGCACTCAAATGATTGAATGATATATCTAGAGCATAAGAAAAAGCACACatataaggttatttgggaaaagCCAAGAAAGAAAAAGCCCACTGTTGCTGGTACAAAGGACACACATTTCACTCAAACCAAATGAGGGCATACAATGATACCTTTCTCAAACCCTGTTGCCTAGTGGTTGACTAAACGAAGGAAACCAGCCAAGAAGTGGTGAAGGTTCAACCACTCCCTTTTCCACATTTGTATGCCCATAGGATTATGGAACCAAATATATGTTCCATTATAATTTTTGTAGCCATCCGCATAATCACATCACATCTACTCTGAGTACAAGAAAAACTACTTTGTTCTGTCTGATCCAAATTTCTCCATGGAACTCCCACAGATTTCACATTTAATGTGGCACTCACTCCTATAACTCCAATGCTATCTCAATGAACAGCAACTTCTACAGTTTTTATTAGCCTATAAAGGCACAATCTTCCATATCTTCAACCTATGCTTGGTTTTCACAATGGATCATTGTTTAAATTATCTAGGATAAAGATGTACGACTGAAAAGTTAGGTATCCTAAATGCTAGCAAACAAGCTCTTGCCAGTCCTTAAGTAATCACAATCTAAAACTCTGCAGATGgcaataaaataaaagtaatgGAACAATAAATATTCAATAAACAAGTTCAACTTACCCAAGTTTATCCACACATTGATAGATGCAGTAGCCTTACTATTTAAGAAGCGGTCAAGATAAAACAATACTATACGCTCAAAAAGGGGAGTGAAACAAATATGAGTATGAAAAGTATCATAGCGGAATCAACTGTCTATGCAACAACAGAAACCGTAACATTCAGAAACATTGATTTATGTAAGATCTCAACAAACATGGGAACTGATGCTCCAAATTGACAATGAAGCCACTACTAGAAAACAGAAACATTATGTAATGAGCATTGCTCTCTAGAGACACTAGATAGGTAAAAATAGGAACGACTAACATCAATCAATTGAAGCTTAAAACTCGAAATTCAAACATGAAAAAGAGCGCAACTCCTTTATGTGAAATacaacatatcgtttaaaaaaaatctctagaaattcTAAATCATGGAATGCTCATGTAAAAATAATGTCCTTTGAACAAAATTGAACACATAATAGTTTCACAATATCAAACAAACCCAGTGGACAATGGCTGTAGACTATGAATAAGAGATATTTATCTAAGGTTCTATTAGGAAGATGCTTGTGATAAGCAACTTTCCCAAAAAAGAGGTTAAGAAAGCAAACAAAGAAAGGACAGAAGTTGCCATCTTTATTTGCCCCAAATTGGTAAACTGAAATGAGCAAGAAACAAAATAATGTAGAAATAATTACATGAAAGACATTTTGTCCCTTTTCATTTCCACCTATAAGATGATCAAGGTATCAACACAAGGAAAATGATCAAGGTATCAACACAAGGAAAATGATCAAGGTATCAACATAGCAAAAATGTTGGATCagcaaaagaaaaaatatattcaacAAACCAAGACAGATTACTCGTGATGCACATTCAGTAAAATATAAAAGCCTAAGTAATAAAAATGCATTTCCATTGACCACCTGCAAAATAATTCTACTCACCTTGCCAAGTGTAATTGGATAAAAAGAGTAATCAACCAGAGTATATTTAGGTTAAGAAAGAGTGCAACGTTGCAAATCCCAAACAGAGATCAGTATCAACTCAAAATGCTGCTACCTAATTCCAAAGATAGGCCTTATTGTCTTTTATCTTGGGGAGGTGCAAGCCCTTTCCAACATCTTACATTGATTTATATATGCAGGAAATCCTAGATAAGAAAAATCAATGCATGATGTACTAGAAGTTAGCTTGGGACATCTGAAATCAAGATTGTTGATAGTGGCATCCAATATTTTGATAGAAACAAAATAATCATGGAAATCTGCTTTGGAAGCACGTTTAGTTTCAAACAAAATTACTAGCCTCTTATtgtttttacaaaaatgatcagCAAAAAAATGCAAGGCAAACTTTTACTTAGTTTGGAACAACACCCACCCTAACCTGATCAAATCCCAATCtcaacaaattttcaaaaaaatgaaAAGGATCTGTATCTCCCAGTAGACGAACATGACTGCATAACTGGTCCAACCTATGAATTGCAACCTACCTAGTAATTTTGCCTTCAAAGGTTCATTATGAGCACAGCGAATAGCTTGACTAATGGAGATTCATTATGACCATATAACTAAAAGAGATCAAAGTTATAAAGCGTACTGATTTGTCTTTATGAatacaaaattgaaaaaaatCCTAAAGTCGTAAGCATCAACTACAGCTCGAATCACCAGTACATACATCGGCAAAAGGTACAAGAATAGTACCGAAACAAATATGTATTGCGtagtcaaaataataaaataaaaggatgGGCTAAAAGAAGTAGTAGATTCCTATCTAACCCCAAGCACGCAGATCTAGAACAGGTCAGCAGTTCTGGAAAAGAAAtaacagcagcagcagcagaagaagaagaagaagaagaagaagaagaaaaagagagaccTTCCCGTCTGCTTCAGCATGTCAAGCATGTTGGTTTGGAAGACGTGATCAACTGCCTCGACACTGACGCCCGTCCCGCTCTGCGGCATTGCGAAGACGTCGACGAC is from Zingiber officinale cultivar Zhangliang chromosome 7B, Zo_v1.1, whole genome shotgun sequence and encodes:
- the LOC122005473 gene encoding 26S proteasome non-ATPase regulatory subunit 14 homolog: MERLHRIFSGAGGMGHPPTDSPQLDSAEQVYISSLALLKMLKHGRAGVPMEVMGLMLGEFVDEYTVRVVDVFAMPQSGTGVSVEAVDHVFQTNMLDMLKQTGRPEMVVGWYHSHPGFGCWLSGVDINTQQSFEALNPRAIAVVVDPIQSVKGKVVIDAFRLINPQTMMLGQEPRQTTSNVGHLNKPSIQALIHGLNRHYYSIAINYRKNELEEKMLLNLHKKKWTDGLILRPFDTHSKTNEHTVQEMLDLAIKYNKAVQEEDELPPEKLAIANVGRQDAKKHLEEHVSNLMSSNIIQTLGTMLDTVVF